The following are encoded together in the Geobacter sulfurreducens PCA genome:
- a CDS encoding ADP-ribosylglycohydrolase family protein: MSEATTIRDRAAGAVMGAFVGEALGLGPHWYYDLDEMRRDFGPWISDYTDPRPDRYHAGLKAGQLSQAGYILKLLLRSLVACGGYDEADFCRRLDEELLPLLDGTPVCGPGGYTSQSIRELWRQRVELKLPWGRTGGHADTTEAAERTLALAVRYACEPARLAAAVAGNCVLTQIDDTVVSMTTAYGAVLGMLVRGHPLDADLSARLMALVARGELPFHAVTTGNLQPPRPGEPDPPRAGKFASPDALLTPSYMAAAAADPQVRIEPAWKVSVVYGMPCAIYHILPAVYYLAARFRDDFEAAVLHAVNGGGQNQARAMLAGALVGAQVGLSRIPWRFIDSLEESATLCRLADDLAAQVCA; this comes from the coding sequence ATGTCTGAAGCAACCACCATCCGGGACCGGGCCGCGGGCGCCGTCATGGGCGCCTTCGTGGGCGAGGCCCTGGGCCTGGGGCCCCACTGGTATTACGATCTCGATGAGATGCGCCGGGACTTCGGCCCGTGGATCTCCGACTATACCGACCCCCGGCCGGACCGCTACCATGCAGGACTGAAAGCTGGCCAGCTTTCCCAGGCGGGGTACATCCTGAAACTGCTGCTTCGTTCCCTGGTGGCGTGCGGCGGCTATGACGAGGCGGATTTCTGCCGCCGCCTGGATGAGGAGTTGCTGCCGCTGCTGGACGGGACCCCCGTGTGCGGTCCGGGCGGCTATACCAGCCAGTCCATCCGCGAGTTGTGGCGGCAGCGGGTGGAGCTGAAACTTCCGTGGGGCAGGACCGGCGGCCATGCCGACACCACCGAGGCGGCGGAGCGGACCCTCGCCCTTGCGGTGCGCTACGCATGCGAGCCCGCGCGCCTTGCCGCCGCCGTGGCGGGCAACTGCGTCCTTACCCAGATCGACGACACCGTCGTGTCAATGACCACCGCCTACGGTGCGGTGCTGGGGATGCTGGTGCGGGGGCATCCCCTCGACGCAGACCTGTCGGCCAGGCTCATGGCGCTGGTTGCGCGCGGGGAACTGCCGTTTCACGCAGTCACCACCGGCAACCTGCAGCCGCCCCGCCCCGGTGAGCCGGATCCCCCCCGGGCGGGCAAGTTCGCTTCTCCCGACGCCCTGCTGACCCCGTCCTACATGGCGGCAGCCGCGGCGGACCCCCAGGTCCGGATCGAGCCAGCATGGAAGGTCTCTGTCGTCTACGGCATGCCCTGCGCCATCTACCACATTCTGCCGGCGGTCTACTATCTGGCGGCCCGTTTCCGCGACGATTTCGAGGCCGCGGTCCTCCATGCCGTCAACGGCGGCGGCCAGAACCAGGCCCGGGCCATGCTTGCCGGTGCCCTGGTCGGCGCCCAGGTCGGCCTTTCGCGCATCCCCTGGCGCTTTATCGACAGCCTGGAGGAATCCGCCACCCTGTGCCGGCTGGCCGACGACCTGGCCGCACAGGTTTGTGCCTGA
- a CDS encoding dodecin, translated as MYGKDRIYKKVEIIGVSGVSIEGAIETALVRARNSLDKLSWFEVQEVRGHIGADGKVAEYQVVLKVSFELKD; from the coding sequence ATGTACGGCAAGGACAGAATCTACAAGAAGGTGGAGATCATCGGCGTGTCTGGCGTGAGCATCGAGGGGGCCATCGAGACGGCCCTGGTCAGGGCCCGGAACTCCCTTGACAAGCTCTCTTGGTTCGAGGTGCAGGAAGTCCGCGGTCACATCGGTGCCGATGGCAAGGTGGCTGAATACCAGGTGGTGTTGAAGGTTTCCTTCGAGCTGAAGGACTGA
- a CDS encoding PaaI family thioesterase codes for MSETSPQQGAESICPPVDLSGDAGWVPFDAPSLVGESLRFVSGEPDGNRFRVRYYRDSEQHLHARIWFGPETEGPPGHAHGGAVSAVMDEALGLAAWAAGYPIVVGNLNISFRTMLPLQKVVTVESRVVSAQGRKVMVHGRLFCGDAVYAEGECLCITLPGR; via the coding sequence GTGTCAGAAACATCACCTCAACAGGGTGCCGAAAGCATCTGCCCGCCTGTCGACCTGAGCGGTGATGCCGGCTGGGTCCCCTTTGATGCACCGTCGCTGGTCGGCGAATCGCTCCGCTTTGTTTCCGGAGAGCCCGACGGCAACCGCTTCCGGGTTCGCTACTATCGCGACAGCGAACAGCATCTCCATGCCCGCATCTGGTTCGGCCCCGAGACCGAAGGCCCGCCGGGCCACGCCCACGGCGGGGCGGTCTCCGCCGTGATGGACGAAGCACTGGGCCTTGCCGCATGGGCCGCCGGCTACCCCATTGTAGTGGGGAACCTCAACATCAGCTTCCGCACCATGCTCCCCCTCCAGAAGGTAGTCACCGTGGAAAGCCGCGTCGTCTCCGCCCAGGGCCGGAAGGTCATGGTTCACGGCCGGCTCTTCTGCGGCGATGCGGTCTATGCGGAAGGGGAGTGCCTCTGCATCACCCTGCCGGGGCGCTGA
- a CDS encoding SDR family oxidoreductase, whose protein sequence is MSRTVFITGASAGFGAACARLFADRGDRLVLAARREEPLLALRDELAPRTEVHAVTLDVRRRKAVQDAIEGLPDAFSQIDILVNNAGLALGLEPAHETNPDDWDAMVDTNIKGLIYCTRFLLPGMVARNRGHIVNIGSVAGSWPYPGGNVYGGTKAFVEQFSRNLRADLLGKQVRVTCLAPGMAETEFSMVRFKGDAERAAQVYAGTQALTAEDIAGIVAWVTELPPHVNVNALEVMSIYQSWGPLAVHRDGAN, encoded by the coding sequence ATGAGCAGAACGGTATTCATCACCGGGGCGTCGGCGGGGTTCGGCGCGGCATGCGCCCGGCTCTTCGCCGACAGGGGAGACCGGCTGGTTCTGGCGGCCCGCCGGGAGGAACCGCTCCTGGCGCTCAGGGACGAATTGGCGCCGCGGACGGAGGTGCACGCCGTCACCCTTGACGTGCGGCGGCGCAAGGCGGTGCAGGATGCGATTGAGGGGCTGCCCGACGCTTTCAGCCAAATCGACATCCTCGTCAACAACGCGGGGCTCGCGCTGGGACTGGAGCCGGCCCACGAGACGAACCCGGACGACTGGGACGCCATGGTCGACACCAACATCAAGGGGCTGATCTACTGCACCCGCTTTCTCCTTCCGGGCATGGTGGCCCGCAACCGGGGACATATCGTCAACATCGGGTCGGTGGCCGGTTCCTGGCCCTATCCCGGCGGCAACGTCTACGGGGGCACCAAGGCGTTCGTGGAGCAGTTTTCCCGTAACCTCCGGGCCGATCTGCTGGGGAAGCAGGTGCGGGTCACCTGCCTGGCGCCGGGGATGGCCGAAACCGAGTTCTCCATGGTCCGCTTCAAGGGCGATGCGGAACGGGCGGCCCAGGTCTACGCCGGGACCCAGGCCCTCACGGCCGAGGACATCGCGGGCATCGTCGCCTGGGTGACGGAACTCCCGCCCCATGTGAACGTCAACGCCCTGGAGGTCATGTCGATCTATCAGTCGTGGGGGCCGCTGGCGGTCCATCGGGATGGGGCGAACTGA
- a CDS encoding DUF3750 domain-containing protein yields MVMLALAGCISGKDWRTASREPAGIAPDPAVTKEAVLQVYGARAWGWRGWFAIHTWIAAKGTGEPGYTVYEVVGWRLHRGQPVVRIEKDLPDRFWFGEKPRLLKEHRGAGVDELIDAVDRAARSYPWAGTYQAFPGPNSNTFTAWISRQVPQLDLDLPFSALGSGYGD; encoded by the coding sequence ATGGTGATGCTAGCCCTGGCCGGCTGCATCTCCGGAAAGGATTGGCGCACCGCCAGTCGTGAGCCTGCGGGCATCGCGCCGGACCCGGCGGTGACGAAGGAAGCGGTGCTCCAGGTGTACGGCGCCCGGGCGTGGGGCTGGCGAGGATGGTTTGCGATCCACACATGGATCGCCGCTAAGGGTACCGGTGAGCCTGGGTACACCGTGTACGAGGTGGTGGGGTGGCGATTGCATCGGGGGCAGCCGGTGGTGCGCATCGAAAAGGACCTGCCCGACCGCTTCTGGTTCGGTGAAAAACCCCGGCTGCTCAAAGAGCATCGGGGCGCAGGGGTTGATGAACTGATCGACGCGGTGGACCGGGCGGCCCGCTCCTATCCGTGGGCCGGTACCTACCAGGCTTTCCCGGGACCCAACAGTAATACGTTCACGGCCTGGATTTCCCGGCAGGTACCCCAACTCGACCTGGACCTCCCCTTTTCCGCACTCGGCAGCGGCTACGGCGACTGA
- a CDS encoding (2Fe-2S)-binding protein, with protein MIVFLVNGKEQRVDVSPDTPLLWVLRDKLGLTGTKYGCGEGLCGACTVHIDGRPERSCITPVGDVQGKKVVTIEGIPENHPVKKSWLAQDVSQCGYCQPGQIMSAVALLASKPSPTDADIDSAMSGNLCRCGTYGRIRRAIHAAGGRRARKGGSRS; from the coding sequence ATGATTGTTTTTCTGGTGAACGGAAAAGAGCAGCGAGTGGACGTGAGCCCGGACACACCTCTCTTGTGGGTGCTGCGCGATAAGCTGGGGCTTACGGGAACCAAGTACGGATGCGGCGAGGGGCTCTGCGGAGCCTGCACAGTCCACATCGACGGTCGCCCCGAGCGCTCCTGCATCACCCCGGTCGGTGACGTGCAGGGGAAAAAGGTAGTCACCATCGAAGGCATCCCGGAGAACCATCCGGTCAAGAAGTCCTGGCTGGCCCAGGATGTGTCCCAGTGCGGCTATTGCCAGCCGGGCCAGATCATGTCCGCCGTGGCCCTGTTGGCCAGCAAGCCCAGCCCCACCGACGCCGACATCGACAGCGCCATGAGCGGCAATCTCTGCCGCTGCGGAACCTACGGCCGCATCCGCCGTGCAATTCATGCCGCCGGCGGCAGAAGGGCCCGGAAGGGAGGGAGCCGGTCATGA
- a CDS encoding xanthine dehydrogenase family protein molybdopterin-binding subunit has protein sequence MSNDNGVSRRQFMKTSALAAGGLLLACHLPLGRRDAAAATAEAFTPNAFLHIGTDERVTVIVNKSEMGQGVYTSLPMLVAEELCCDWKRVTFRPSPVAPEYNHTQFGPIMVTGGSTSVRSEWSRLSLAGAAAREMLIAAAAQEWRVEPAACRAEKGFVLGPGGRKLSFGTLAPKAASLPVPKEPKLKPGAKTLLGKPLKRLDSPAKIKGTAVFGIDVRAPGMLTALIARPPVFGGTVKGFDAAKAKAVPGVLDVVAVDAGVAVVADGFWPALKGREALAISWDEGDGARVSTDAMREEYARLAATPGAVARKDGDAPAELAKAARRFEAEYEVPYLAHATMEPLNCFVDLQSDSCLIRTGSQFQTGDRNAAARVAGLKPEQVTLETTFLGGGFGRRACPASDFVIEAVQVAKTVGKPVMVIRTREDDMRAGFYRPLWRDRVAACLDGRGYPLAWHHCIVGQSIMIGTPFEAMIRNGIDDTSVEGAADTPYAIPNLQVELHSPRNPVPVLWWRSVGHSHTAFVVESFLDELAHAAGKDPYQYRRALLAKHPRHLKVLETAARKAGWGKPLPKGRGRGIAVHESFGSFIAQVAEVSLSGDGRIRVHRVVCAVDCGRIVNPDTIEAQMESGITFGLSAALHGAITLRNGRVEQGNFDDYPLVRMAEMPTVEVHIVLSGEDPGGIGEPGVPPIAPAVANALFAASGIRVRSLPLTPETVKRAGGRAA, from the coding sequence ATGAGCAATGACAATGGAGTGAGTCGCCGACAGTTCATGAAGACCAGTGCCCTGGCTGCCGGCGGGCTGCTGCTGGCCTGCCATCTCCCCCTGGGGCGACGAGATGCCGCTGCTGCAACGGCGGAGGCATTCACGCCCAACGCCTTTCTGCATATCGGCACTGACGAACGCGTAACCGTCATTGTCAACAAGTCTGAAATGGGGCAGGGTGTCTACACTTCGCTCCCCATGCTGGTGGCCGAGGAACTTTGCTGCGACTGGAAGCGGGTGACCTTCAGGCCCTCGCCGGTGGCGCCGGAATACAACCACACCCAGTTCGGGCCGATCATGGTCACCGGCGGCAGCACCAGCGTCCGCTCCGAGTGGTCCCGGCTTTCTCTTGCCGGCGCGGCGGCGCGCGAGATGCTGATCGCGGCGGCGGCGCAGGAATGGCGAGTGGAGCCGGCTGCCTGCCGGGCCGAGAAGGGGTTCGTGCTCGGTCCCGGGGGCCGGAAGCTCAGCTTCGGCACCCTGGCCCCCAAGGCAGCCTCCCTGCCCGTACCCAAGGAGCCGAAACTGAAACCGGGCGCCAAGACCCTTCTCGGGAAGCCGCTCAAACGTCTGGACAGTCCGGCCAAGATCAAGGGTACGGCCGTATTCGGCATCGATGTCCGGGCTCCCGGCATGCTGACCGCCCTCATAGCCCGGCCGCCGGTCTTTGGCGGCACGGTGAAAGGCTTCGATGCTGCCAAGGCTAAGGCGGTGCCGGGCGTTCTGGACGTGGTGGCGGTGGATGCGGGGGTCGCGGTGGTGGCCGACGGCTTCTGGCCGGCACTGAAGGGACGGGAGGCTCTGGCGATTTCCTGGGACGAAGGGGACGGGGCGCGGGTCTCGACGGACGCCATGAGAGAGGAGTATGCCCGCCTGGCAGCCACCCCGGGCGCCGTGGCCCGGAAGGACGGCGACGCCCCGGCCGAGTTGGCGAAAGCCGCCCGGCGGTTCGAGGCTGAGTACGAGGTTCCCTACCTGGCCCATGCCACCATGGAGCCCCTGAACTGTTTCGTGGATTTACAGAGCGACAGCTGCCTCATCCGTACCGGCAGCCAGTTTCAGACCGGCGACCGCAATGCCGCGGCCCGGGTGGCCGGACTCAAGCCCGAGCAGGTCACTCTGGAGACCACTTTTCTGGGGGGCGGCTTTGGCCGCCGGGCCTGCCCGGCATCTGATTTCGTGATCGAGGCGGTACAGGTGGCCAAGACCGTCGGCAAACCGGTCATGGTGATCCGCACCCGGGAGGACGACATGCGGGCCGGCTTCTACCGCCCCCTGTGGCGCGACCGCGTGGCAGCCTGTCTGGACGGGAGGGGGTATCCGCTGGCCTGGCATCACTGCATCGTAGGGCAGTCGATCATGATCGGGACCCCCTTCGAGGCGATGATCAGGAACGGCATTGACGATACGTCTGTGGAGGGGGCCGCCGACACCCCCTACGCCATCCCCAATCTCCAGGTGGAGCTGCATAGCCCCAGGAATCCCGTGCCGGTGCTCTGGTGGCGGTCGGTGGGACATTCTCACACCGCCTTTGTGGTAGAGAGCTTCCTGGACGAACTTGCCCACGCGGCCGGCAAGGATCCTTACCAGTACCGCCGTGCCCTGCTGGCGAAGCATCCGCGTCACCTGAAGGTCCTGGAAACCGCCGCCCGGAAGGCCGGCTGGGGAAAGCCACTGCCCAAAGGCCGTGGGCGGGGCATTGCCGTGCACGAGTCCTTCGGCAGCTTCATTGCCCAGGTGGCCGAAGTCTCACTGTCCGGCGACGGACGGATCAGGGTCCACCGGGTAGTCTGCGCAGTGGATTGCGGTCGCATCGTCAATCCTGACACCATCGAGGCCCAGATGGAGTCGGGGATCACCTTCGGCCTTTCCGCTGCCCTGCACGGGGCCATAACCCTCAGGAACGGCAGGGTCGAGCAGGGGAACTTCGACGACTATCCCCTGGTTCGCATGGCGGAGATGCCCACGGTAGAGGTGCACATCGTCCTGAGCGGGGAGGACCCGGGCGGCATCGGGGAACCGGGGGTGCCGCCGATCGCGCCGGCGGTGGCCAATGCCCTGTTCGCGGCCAGCGGCATCCGGGTAAGATCGCTGCCGCTGACACCGGAAACCGTCAAGCGGGCCGGCGGCCGGGCCGCCTGA
- a CDS encoding XdhC family protein, giving the protein MTDLELYEEMARLARLGEPFALATVVASSGSSPRKAGAKMLIRGDGSALGTVGGGHVEQDTLAAARASLAEGAPRTLEFVLTEEHGYACGGSMSVFIEPQGRRPLLVMFGAGHVGRAVTALAHGCGFRVIVVDERPEYAVPALLPGADEIVCVPVGAAFARLTLDRESFAVIATPGHVHDFDAVRGCLATEVGFIGLLGSRRKREALMKTLTEEGYEAGRQARVVTPVGLDIGAQTPEEIAVSIVGQLVKLRRQA; this is encoded by the coding sequence GTGACCGATCTGGAACTGTACGAGGAAATGGCGCGGCTCGCCCGGCTGGGCGAGCCTTTTGCGCTGGCAACGGTGGTGGCGAGCTCGGGCTCGTCACCCCGCAAGGCAGGCGCCAAGATGCTCATTCGGGGTGACGGCAGCGCCCTGGGCACCGTCGGCGGCGGGCATGTCGAGCAGGACACCCTGGCGGCGGCCCGAGCGTCCCTGGCGGAGGGGGCACCCCGCACCCTGGAGTTCGTTCTGACCGAAGAGCACGGCTACGCCTGCGGCGGCAGCATGTCGGTCTTTATAGAGCCCCAAGGGCGTCGGCCGCTGCTGGTCATGTTCGGTGCCGGTCACGTGGGGCGGGCTGTTACGGCCCTTGCCCACGGCTGCGGCTTTCGGGTGATCGTGGTTGACGAGCGCCCCGAATACGCCGTTCCGGCACTACTGCCGGGGGCCGATGAGATCGTCTGCGTCCCGGTCGGTGCGGCGTTCGCGCGGCTGACGCTGGATCGGGAGAGTTTCGCGGTCATTGCCACGCCGGGACATGTTCATGACTTCGATGCCGTGCGGGGGTGTCTTGCCACGGAAGTCGGATTCATCGGACTGCTCGGCAGTCGCCGCAAACGGGAGGCACTCATGAAAACCCTGACGGAGGAGGGGTACGAGGCGGGACGCCAGGCCCGGGTGGTGACGCCGGTGGGCCTCGACATCGGTGCCCAGACCCCGGAGGAGATCGCGGTCAGTATCGTGGGACAGCTGGTGAAGCTCAGGAGGCAGGCATGA
- a CDS encoding nucleotidyltransferase family protein: MRGSVAALLLAAGRSIRMGRCKQLLPLGNTTVLGRCLDTLRRGGVGEIAVVVSADGEQVARAAAGHGVRVVVNPDREGDMASSVRAGRDAFGSAVGGVIVSLCDQPLVAAGTVARLRDRHATEPGRIIIPTHGGRRGHPLLFPLPVLAELEDGLTLRDLVVCDPARVCCVAVADPGILIDMDTPEDYRHVCRLMAPQEGLSLR, from the coding sequence ATGAGGGGCTCCGTAGCGGCACTGCTGCTTGCTGCCGGCCGCTCCATCCGCATGGGGCGGTGCAAGCAGCTCCTGCCCCTGGGGAACACCACGGTGCTGGGGCGCTGCCTCGACACCCTGAGAAGGGGCGGTGTCGGAGAGATTGCGGTGGTCGTCTCGGCTGATGGGGAGCAGGTGGCCCGGGCCGCAGCCGGCCATGGCGTGCGAGTAGTGGTCAACCCGGACCGCGAAGGGGACATGGCATCGTCGGTCCGGGCGGGACGTGACGCCTTCGGGAGTGCCGTGGGCGGAGTTATCGTCTCCCTCTGCGACCAGCCCCTGGTGGCGGCGGGGACCGTTGCCCGCCTTCGGGATCGCCACGCAACGGAGCCCGGCCGGATCATCATTCCTACCCACGGCGGCCGACGGGGGCATCCGCTTCTCTTCCCCCTGCCTGTGCTGGCCGAACTGGAGGACGGACTGACCCTCCGGGACCTGGTGGTGTGCGATCCGGCCCGGGTATGCTGCGTGGCGGTGGCTGATCCGGGAATCCTGATCGACATGGACACGCCGGAGGATTACCGCCACGTCTGTCGTCTGATGGCGCCCCAGGAGGGCCTGTCGCTCCGGTAA
- a CDS encoding B12-binding domain-containing radical SAM protein: MKILLIQPPSHYPLMDQVYLFEPLALEYLGAGARLEGHEVYLLDARLESDISRVLGEFRPDVVGVTAFTSQVTIAHRIAKEVRELLPDSFLVVGGHHATVRPADFNESAFDAVVIGEGVAALRELLAARERGAPLKDIAGLGVPSPAGMLFTPPRPYTPLDELPLPARDLTARYRAGYFSEWFTPLASIRTSLGCTARCTFCALWSITGGAYLRRDPDRVVEELKGIAEPNVFFCDDESMCDTKRMALLADRIRAAGIRKNYFLYARVDTIVRHPELFRAWADIGLKQVFVGMEDFSDARLAAMKKGVTTDQQARAATILRDLGVMMYASFMVDPDYSRDDFRALVAYVRKLRLTYATFTVMTPLPGTELHAAREAELLSTKPELYDMLHALLPTRLPLPEFYEEMAGLYGKAVPIHRSLPTLLKFGLHGLLLRMRLFGTFLARLRAAHLDY; the protein is encoded by the coding sequence ATGAAGATTCTCCTCATCCAGCCCCCAAGTCACTATCCCCTGATGGATCAGGTCTACCTGTTCGAGCCTCTTGCCCTGGAATACCTTGGAGCCGGGGCCAGGCTCGAAGGCCACGAGGTGTACCTCCTCGACGCGCGGCTGGAGTCGGACATTTCCCGGGTACTCGGCGAGTTCCGCCCCGATGTGGTGGGAGTGACGGCCTTCACGAGCCAGGTCACCATTGCGCACCGGATTGCGAAGGAGGTCCGCGAACTGCTGCCGGACTCCTTTCTCGTGGTGGGCGGGCACCATGCCACGGTGCGGCCGGCGGACTTCAACGAAAGCGCCTTTGATGCCGTAGTGATCGGCGAGGGGGTGGCCGCCCTGCGCGAACTCCTCGCCGCCCGGGAGAGGGGCGCTCCCCTGAAGGACATTGCCGGGCTCGGCGTCCCGTCACCGGCAGGGATGCTGTTCACGCCGCCCCGTCCCTACACCCCCCTTGACGAACTTCCCCTTCCGGCACGGGATCTGACGGCCCGCTACCGCGCCGGCTATTTCAGTGAGTGGTTCACCCCCCTTGCCTCAATCAGGACTTCTCTCGGATGTACGGCCCGCTGCACCTTTTGCGCCCTCTGGTCCATCACCGGCGGCGCCTACCTGCGGCGGGACCCGGACCGCGTAGTGGAGGAGCTGAAGGGGATCGCCGAGCCGAATGTCTTTTTCTGCGACGACGAGTCCATGTGCGACACGAAGCGGATGGCGCTTCTGGCCGACAGGATCAGGGCCGCCGGCATCAGGAAGAACTACTTTCTCTATGCCCGCGTCGATACCATTGTGCGGCATCCGGAACTCTTCCGCGCCTGGGCCGACATCGGACTGAAGCAGGTGTTCGTAGGCATGGAGGATTTCTCGGACGCGCGGCTGGCGGCCATGAAGAAAGGTGTCACCACCGATCAGCAGGCGAGGGCGGCAACGATTCTCAGGGATCTCGGGGTGATGATGTACGCCTCGTTCATGGTTGACCCGGACTACTCCCGCGACGACTTCCGCGCCCTGGTCGCCTATGTCAGGAAGCTCCGGCTCACCTACGCCACCTTCACGGTCATGACGCCACTGCCGGGAACCGAGCTCCATGCCGCGCGGGAGGCCGAACTCCTCTCCACCAAACCGGAGTTGTATGACATGCTCCACGCCCTGCTGCCGACCCGGCTGCCGCTCCCCGAGTTTTACGAGGAAATGGCGGGCCTCTACGGGAAGGCCGTGCCGATTCACCGCTCGCTGCCGACGCTCCTGAAGTTCGGGCTCCACGGCCTGTTGCTGCGCATGCGCCTGTTCGGAACATTTCTCGCCCGGCTGCGTGCCGCCCATCTTGATTACTGA
- a CDS encoding TetR/AcrR family transcriptional regulator: MTTRERIIETAITLFNEKGTKAVTTNHIAAAMEISPGNLYYHFRNKEEIIRAIFDQMDAVGFEDYEQIIAEHPAGSLAAMEETFLMIQRFNWRYRFFKRELTSLILSDPLLREKHLRVHQAMLRLVRHSIKSSIAQGVLRPMEEDELGLFAEEIWLLTLFWLNYLEVGGEDVTESTLRRGNELVRRTVCCRLTEEGARMLGRSGPAAP, translated from the coding sequence ATGACTACCAGGGAACGGATCATCGAGACTGCCATCACCCTGTTCAACGAGAAGGGGACCAAGGCGGTCACCACCAATCACATCGCAGCGGCCATGGAGATCAGCCCCGGCAATCTCTATTACCATTTCCGCAACAAGGAGGAGATCATCCGGGCGATCTTCGATCAGATGGACGCGGTGGGCTTCGAGGATTACGAGCAGATTATCGCCGAGCATCCGGCCGGCTCCCTGGCGGCCATGGAAGAGACCTTCCTGATGATCCAGCGCTTCAACTGGCGCTACCGCTTCTTCAAGCGGGAACTGACCTCTCTCATCCTCAGCGACCCGCTTCTGCGCGAAAAGCATCTCAGGGTCCATCAAGCCATGCTCCGGCTCGTCCGTCACTCTATCAAAAGCAGCATCGCCCAGGGAGTGCTCAGGCCCATGGAGGAGGACGAACTGGGGCTCTTCGCGGAAGAGATCTGGCTGCTGACCCTGTTCTGGCTGAATTACCTCGAGGTCGGCGGAGAAGACGTTACCGAGTCGACCCTGCGCCGCGGCAACGAACTGGTGCGACGCACGGTCTGCTGCCGCCTGACGGAAGAGGGGGCGCGCATGCTTGGCCGCTCCGGCCCGGCCGCTCCATGA
- the zupT gene encoding zinc transporter ZupT → MNPALVALGLTLFAGMATGIGSAIAFFARRTNFRFLSVATGFSAGVMVYVSFVEILPKGLDSLVRSCGESWGHWLNAASFFGGMLCIGLIDAVIPAAKNPHEIHADHEIAPLHDRSAPLPDFGSLAADPRCAPTGTHDHRPPQRHLLRMGLFTALAITIHNFPEGMATFLAALESPRVGAAIAVAIALHNIPEGVSVSVPIFYATGNRRKAFALSLLSGMAEPVGAAIGYLALLLFSGGASGAIPDQVTGALFGGVAGIMVYISLDELLPASRAYGKGHDSLLGLVGGMAVMALSLLLMK, encoded by the coding sequence ATGAACCCCGCTCTGGTTGCATTGGGCCTGACCCTGTTTGCCGGTATGGCCACCGGCATCGGCAGTGCCATTGCCTTTTTCGCCAGGCGGACGAACTTCCGGTTTCTTTCGGTGGCTACCGGCTTTTCGGCCGGCGTCATGGTGTATGTCTCCTTCGTGGAAATTCTGCCCAAGGGGCTCGACTCCCTGGTGCGGTCCTGCGGCGAGTCCTGGGGGCACTGGCTGAACGCCGCTTCGTTCTTCGGGGGTATGCTCTGCATCGGCCTCATCGATGCCGTGATTCCCGCAGCGAAAAACCCCCACGAGATCCACGCCGACCATGAGATAGCCCCCCTCCACGACCGCTCCGCCCCCTTGCCCGACTTCGGCTCCCTTGCCGCCGATCCCCGCTGCGCACCGACCGGCACCCACGATCACCGGCCGCCGCAGCGACACCTGCTGCGGATGGGCCTGTTCACCGCCCTTGCCATTACGATCCACAACTTCCCCGAAGGGATGGCCACATTCCTGGCTGCCCTGGAGAGTCCGCGTGTCGGGGCCGCCATTGCCGTGGCCATTGCGCTCCACAACATCCCCGAGGGGGTCAGCGTCTCCGTGCCGATTTTCTACGCGACCGGCAATCGCCGAAAGGCATTTGCCCTTTCTTTGCTGAGCGGCATGGCCGAGCCCGTCGGTGCCGCCATCGGCTACCTGGCTCTCCTGCTGTTTTCGGGAGGGGCGTCCGGCGCCATTCCCGACCAAGTGACGGGAGCGCTCTTCGGCGGGGTCGCGGGCATCATGGTCTACATCAGCCTGGATGAACTGCTGCCGGCCAGTCGGGCTTACGGCAAGGGACACGACAGCCTGCTGGGGCTCGTGGGGGGTATGGCGGTCATGGCGCTGAGCCTGCTGCTGATGAAGTAA
- a CDS encoding cold-shock protein, translating into MVNGTVKWFNDSKGFGFLEQENGEDVFVHFSAINGNGFKSLAEGDRVTFEVTKGPKGLQAANVTRI; encoded by the coding sequence ATGGTAAACGGAACAGTGAAGTGGTTCAATGACAGCAAGGGCTTTGGTTTTCTTGAGCAGGAGAATGGCGAGGACGTATTCGTGCATTTCTCCGCCATCAACGGCAACGGCTTCAAGTCCCTTGCTGAAGGCGATAGGGTAACCTTCGAAGTGACCAAGGGCCCCAAGGGGCTTCAGGCCGCTAACGTGACGCGGATATAG